A region of Bacteroidota bacterium DNA encodes the following proteins:
- the ruvA gene encoding Holliday junction branch migration protein RuvA yields MIAQLTGRLVRKSPTELVIDVNGVGYLLNVSLSTFESVAQSEGSVTILTHLHVREDILQLFGFATDAERELFRLLISVSGIGPKMAQGILSGLSPAQLRNAIASGNLAALTSISGVGTKTAERIILELRSKLGRADAAEAGAVPTSGQLRIRSEALVALMSLGYSRPNAEKAIQTVIREANHQEFTVEELIKLALHHAGK; encoded by the coding sequence ATGATCGCGCAGCTCACAGGGAGGCTGGTCCGCAAATCTCCCACAGAACTGGTCATCGACGTGAACGGCGTCGGTTACCTGCTGAACGTCTCGCTCTCCACGTTTGAGAGCGTCGCGCAATCCGAGGGCTCCGTGACAATCCTGACCCACCTGCACGTCCGCGAGGACATCCTGCAACTCTTCGGATTCGCAACCGACGCCGAACGCGAGCTCTTCAGGCTCTTGATCTCGGTCTCGGGCATCGGCCCCAAGATGGCGCAGGGAATATTGTCGGGCCTCAGTCCCGCCCAACTCAGGAACGCCATCGCATCGGGCAACCTGGCGGCCCTCACCTCCATCTCCGGGGTCGGCACCAAGACCGCCGAACGGATCATCCTCGAGTTGCGGAGCAAGCTCGGCAGAGCCGACGCCGCCGAAGCGGGCGCCGTCCCCACGAGCGGGCAGCTCAGAATCCGCTCCGAAGCCCTCGTCGCGCTGATGTCCCTCGGATATTCGCGCCCGAACGCCGAGAAGGCGATCCAGACCGTCATACGGGAAGCGAACCATCAGGAGTTCACCGTTGAAGAGCTCATCAAGCTTGCCCTCCACCACGCCGGAAAGTGA
- the ruvC gene encoding crossover junction endodeoxyribonuclease RuvC — translation MIVLGVDPGTLATGYGLIEDRNGSMNVLASGCIKNDGRASMPLRLKRIFDILSEVIETHHPDEFAIETAFYGKNAQSALKLGHARGVAMLAAVSREIPTQEYSPREVKRAIVGNGTASKEQVQYMVTVLLNLKKSPLQHDITDALAVAMCHLHRRHAAPRTTSGSWKSYLAAHPDKVLPAPRSQAR, via the coding sequence ATGATCGTCCTCGGCGTCGATCCCGGCACGCTGGCGACCGGATACGGCCTCATCGAGGACCGGAACGGCAGCATGAACGTTCTCGCATCCGGCTGCATCAAAAACGACGGACGCGCTTCCATGCCGCTGCGCCTCAAGCGGATCTTCGACATCCTGAGCGAAGTGATCGAGACCCACCATCCGGACGAATTCGCGATCGAGACCGCCTTCTACGGGAAGAACGCGCAGTCGGCTCTCAAACTGGGCCACGCGCGGGGCGTCGCGATGCTCGCAGCTGTTTCAAGAGAGATCCCGACGCAGGAGTACTCTCCGCGCGAGGTGAAACGAGCGATCGTCGGGAATGGCACCGCTTCCAAAGAGCAGGTCCAGTACATGGTGACGGTGCTTCTCAACCTGAAGAAGTCCCCCCTTCAACACGACATCACCGACGCCCTGGCGGTCGCCATGTGCCATCTGCACCGCCGCCACGCTGCTCCCCGCACAACGTCCGGAAGCTGGAAAAGTTACCTCGCCGCCCATCCCGATAAGGTTCTCCCCGCCCCCCGCTCGCAGGCACGATGA